The genomic region GGTGGTATTCTTCGAATTTATACTTTATGTTATGCATTACCCCTATAATGGGATTATTAACTTAGGGATTTTGGCAATGGGTCTTTTAATAGGCTATACAAATACATATGATTTAGAAATTTACGAAAAGGGAATCGTAGTTAATGGAATAGCGTATTACCAATGGGATGAAATTAAAACTAAATACGGCAATAAGACGATATTGAAAATAAAAAATATTCCTAAAAAGATAGTTATTGGTGATTTGGAAGAATACAAATTAAAAGATAAAAATAAAATAGATGATTCCAAAAGGTAAAATACAAATGGTGGAACTAATGAAAGACCTAATATTAAATCCAGATAAATTTTTCAAAGAAATTGCAAACAAACCTACAAATCTAAAAGTTCCAATATTGATTATTTTATTTGCTTCTATGGCAATTTCGTTAAATTCAATATTATTTATAATCTATCTCCCTGAACCTTCAGGAATGAATAAATATTTTTATTTAACCATAATGTTTATTGCTCTATTTGTAATGTTTTTCCTTTATCTCTCAATATTATGGCTGGTTATTGCTGGAATTTCCCATATAGCTCTAATAAAGCTATTTAATGGAGTAGGCAACTTTAAGAAAATGATTGAAGTTGTTGGTTATGTAAATATTCCTATTTTAGTTGGTTTATCTTTTAACATAATACTACAAATTCTTGGATATTGGACAAACACATCTTATAAAATTATGGATGCAATATCAACGTTATCTTTTGCTGTAATTTGTATTTGGGAAGTATTATTGTTTGCTAAGGGGATTCAATACACATACAATTTGAGTTTTAAAAAAAGTTTGATAATCCCAATTTTTACATTTTTATTAATTGCAATATTAAATACTTCTTCAACACTTTCATTTTATGGTGTGTGAGGGAAAAGCATGATTAAACTCAAAAACATAACAAAAACCTACAAAATGGGAAATGAGATTATTTACGCCCTAAAAAATGTAAATTTAGAGATAAAAGAAGGAGAGTTTGTTTCAATTATGGGACCTTCTGGAAGTGGGAAATCAACTTTATTAAATATTATTGGTTGCTTAGATAAACCAACAGAGGGGGAGGTCTATATTGATGGAATAAAAACAAATGATTTAGATGACGATGAATTAACAAAAATTAGGAGGGATAAGATTGGTTTCATCTTTCAGCAATTTAACCTCATCCCCTTATTAACTGCATTGGAAAATGTTGAACTCCCACTAATTTTTAAGTATAAAAATACTCTGGATGAGGGGGAAAGAAAAAGAATGGCATTGGAATGCTTAAAAATGGCCGAATTGGATGAGAGATTTGCCAGCCACAAACCAAATCAGTTGAGTGGGGGTCAACAACAAAGGGTTGCTATAGCGAGAGCATTGGCAAACAACCCACCGATTTTATTGTGTGATGAGCCAACGGGGAGTTTAGATAGTAAAACAGGAGAAAAGATAATGAATTTGTTAAAAAAATTAAATGAGGGTGGAAAAACGGTTGTTGTAGTTACACATGATATAAATGTTGGAATGTGTGCGGATAGAATAATAAACATTAGAGATGGGGAAATAGTTGATTATAAACAATAATTTTGGTGGAAATATGATTAACAATATTGAAGATAGTGAATCATTTGATATTAAAAGAATTGGTATTATATCCATAATGCTTTGGTTTTTATTTAGTGTATTGGCGATTCCAATATTTTTTTCAATGCTAATTTCATTATTTGGTAAAACTTGGTTGTATGGAAACAATTACTTCATTGAAAATGAAGTGGAATATTTTATCTCACTTATTTCTTCGATATTGGCAGTATTATTGGTGTCATATTATTATTCAAAAGATAAAGTAAAGATACTAATTGGATATTTGTTAAAAATTACTTTGGTATTGCTAATTTTAAAAATAGCCCTATATTTTGTATTGAGTTATTATCCCATGTATATTCCATTTTTAGGGATATCGAATGGATTTATTTGTTATATTGTATTTATGGCAATGTTCCTAAAATTGAGCGAATTACATAGAAAGAAAATATCATTTTTATTCAAGATGAAAATGATTATATTATCTCTATTGATATGGCTTGCAATTTCATATCCGCTGTATTGGGGTGCTTATACATTTATTACAGGAGATTATTTTATCTATCCATGTGATTATTGGGATTTTGAAAAGTTTATTTTTTTCATATATGTATCAGGTGCTTTATTATCTGTTCCTTTATCTGTAATATTAATTTCGAAATTAACTGGGTTAACTAATTTGAAGAAATACAGTTTAGAACTATTGAAATACTCATCAATGGTTATAATAATTGGTTTGGGGGGTTTTATAGTATTCACACTGTATGAACATCATATATCTTCAATAGGAACAATTATTGTATTGGTGATATTCTTTGGTTTAACGAGGGTTTTTAAGATATTGAGTGATGAAAAATAAGAAAAAATAATTTATCCTTTGATTGAGGGAGATTATGTATTTTGAGATGGCAAAGAGAAATCTAAAGAGGAATTTTTTGAGGAGTATTTTGGCACTATTGGGGATTATTATTGGAGTTATGGCTATCTCATCTTTGGGGATTTTGGGAGGGGGTTTAAAGGAGGGTATAATGAAGAATTTTGAGGGAGTGGCAAATTTTGTTATTGTTTTCCCAAATGCTGAGGAGGGGTATTTGCACTTTACAAAAAAGGACGTTGATAAACTAAAAAAATTGAACTGCATTGTAATTCCAATTTCAACAAAAACAGATATTGTGTATATTAAAGGAAAAAATAAAAATACATATACAACAATTTATGGTATAAAAAAGGAAGATATAAATTATTTAAATTTGGGAGTTAAAAATAAATTAACTGATACAACAGTTTATGTGGATGGTTTTTTTGCCAGTGTTCATGATGTTAAAGTTGGAGATATTGTTGTTTTGAATAATGTTTCGTTTAGAATTACTGGCATATACAATAGTTCTTTTTACATACTATCTCAAAATTCCATGGTTTTATCAGAGAAAACATATGGGAGGTTTTATGGAGATAATTACTCAATGGTTGTTCTTTATGTAAGAAATAAGGATTATATAAACAAAATAAAAAATGAAACAGAAAAGATAATGAATAAAAAAGAAAAAAAGGTTATCGTTTTGGCAATGGATAAAATCCTTCAATCAATAAATGATGCTATGGATAAAATTTCACTCTTTCTGATGGGTATTGGTGGAATATCTCTTTTAGTTGCGGGGATAGGTATTGGGAATGTTATGTTAATGAGTACAATTGAGAGGACAAAGGAAATTGGTGTTATGAAAAGTATTGGGGCATCAAAAAAGGATATAATGATTCTGTTTCTCTATGAGGCTTTAATTTTGGGAGTTATTGGTTCTTTAATTGGAGCAACGTTAAGTTTGGGTATGGGTTATTTAATTGTTCATTATCTACTGGGTTCAGAATTGTCTTTAAGTTGTTTGGTTTATGTGTTTTTAGGGGTTTTATTTGGTATTGGAACTGCCTTAATCTCTGCATTATATCCAGCATATAAGGCGTCAAAATTAGACCCAATAAAAGCCCTTAGAAATGAGTAATCTAAAAGATAGATGTCAGTTACTATAAATATAAATTAGGGATTAAAATGGATAAAAACTTCACACTGGGAACTTTGAACTTATTAAAAAGTAAAGTTTTGGAAAAATAGCCAAATGATTGGGGAAGAACTTGTAGAAATTCTTATTGGGGAGATTGATGAGTTAATAGAAACAACTAATGAAGTATCTGAAAAATATCAAAAACCAACTTAAATAATTTAGATTTGTATGATTTGAGATTGGTATACAATGACTTATCTACACTTTATGAAGATATTGATAAAATATTAAGTGAAATAGACATTTTAAGTTTAAGCAATAAAGACATCAATAGCTGGAAACTTTGGAAAAACCTTGGAGATAAGGCATATCTTTGCTCTGCATTTTATGAGGCATTATTTTGCTACAATAAAGCATTAGAAATTAATCCAGAAAATGCAGAACTTTTATGTAAAAAGGGTTATGCTTTATTAAAACTTCATAAAAGAGAGTTGGCAATAAAATATTTTAAAAGGACATTGAATTTGGATAAAAACCATTATAAAGCACTCTTTGGATTGGGAGAGGCATATTATTCAATGAGCGATGAAAAAAACTCAATAAAATGCTTTGAAAAAGTTTTAGAACTAAAACCAGATAATATTAATTTAATTTTAAGGATTGCATATTTATATTTTGAATTGAAAAAATACGAAGATGCATTGAAATATTTTGAAAAAGCACTTTTCTGAATCCTAATGTGTTTGAATTGGAAGAGATTTTTGAATCTATGGGAAGGGCATACATTTATTTAGGGGAAGATGAAAAAGCCATAGAATATTTTGAAAAATTAAAGGAAATAAATCCATATTATGACGAAATATATGAAATTATTGTCTTAATTTATGAAGAAATTGGAGATATTGAAAAAGCAAAAATTTATAAAAGTAAAATAGAGAGTGTTGAAAATGGATAAGGTTGATAAGGATACATTATTTGGCATT from Methanotorris formicicus Mc-S-70 harbors:
- a CDS encoding Yip1 family protein, with protein sequence MKDLILNPDKFFKEIANKPTNLKVPILIILFASMAISLNSILFIIYLPEPSGMNKYFYLTIMFIALFVMFFLYLSILWLVIAGISHIALIKLFNGVGNFKKMIEVVGYVNIPILVGLSFNIILQILGYWTNTSYKIMDAISTLSFAVICIWEVLLFAKGIQYTYNLSFKKSLIIPIFTFLLIAILNTSSTLSFYGV
- a CDS encoding ABC transporter ATP-binding protein; its protein translation is MIKLKNITKTYKMGNEIIYALKNVNLEIKEGEFVSIMGPSGSGKSTLLNIIGCLDKPTEGEVYIDGIKTNDLDDDELTKIRRDKIGFIFQQFNLIPLLTALENVELPLIFKYKNTLDEGERKRMALECLKMAELDERFASHKPNQLSGGQQQRVAIARALANNPPILLCDEPTGSLDSKTGEKIMNLLKKLNEGGKTVVVVTHDINVGMCADRIINIRDGEIVDYKQ
- a CDS encoding ABC transporter permease; this encodes MYFEMAKRNLKRNFLRSILALLGIIIGVMAISSLGILGGGLKEGIMKNFEGVANFVIVFPNAEEGYLHFTKKDVDKLKKLNCIVIPISTKTDIVYIKGKNKNTYTTIYGIKKEDINYLNLGVKNKLTDTTVYVDGFFASVHDVKVGDIVVLNNVSFRITGIYNSSFYILSQNSMVLSEKTYGRFYGDNYSMVVLYVRNKDYINKIKNETEKIMNKKEKKVIVLAMDKILQSINDAMDKISLFLMGIGGISLLVAGIGIGNVMLMSTIERTKEIGVMKSIGASKKDIMILFLYEALILGVIGSLIGATLSLGMGYLIVHYLLGSELSLSCLVYVFLGVLFGIGTALISALYPAYKASKLDPIKALRNE
- a CDS encoding tetratricopeptide repeat protein, with protein sequence MRLVYNDLSTLYEDIDKILSEIDILSLSNKDINSWKLWKNLGDKAYLCSAFYEALFCYNKALEINPENAELLCKKGYALLKLHKRELAIKYFKRTLNLDKNHYKALFGLGEAYYSMSDEKNSIKCFEKVLELKPDNINLILRIAYLYFELKKYEDALKYFEKALF
- a CDS encoding tetratricopeptide repeat protein, whose translation is MFELEEIFESMGRAYIYLGEDEKAIEYFEKLKEINPYYDEIYEIIVLIYEEIGDIEKAKIYKSKIESVENG